In a genomic window of Streptomyces sp. NBC_01231:
- a CDS encoding VOC family protein, which translates to MDMVRQVIVFDAADLHAESTFWAGILGGHVFEDDDWHSVIDAAGQWRIGVQLAPDHVPPDWPHGNPQQVHLDLHVDDPRAAHEEALALGARLLQPAPDLDAAEGHQVYADPAGHPFCIGWGHPSREALAEFVADRLGRREPG; encoded by the coding sequence ATGGACATGGTGCGTCAGGTGATCGTGTTCGACGCGGCCGACCTGCATGCGGAGAGCACGTTCTGGGCCGGCATTCTGGGCGGGCACGTCTTCGAGGACGACGACTGGCACAGCGTCATCGACGCTGCTGGACAGTGGCGGATCGGCGTGCAACTGGCACCGGACCATGTTCCGCCCGACTGGCCTCATGGAAACCCCCAGCAAGTACATCTCGATCTCCACGTCGACGACCCGCGAGCGGCGCACGAGGAGGCACTTGCCCTTGGCGCCCGGCTGCTCCAGCCGGCTCCTGATCTCGACGCTGCCGAGGGTCACCAGGTGTACGCGGATCCGGCCGGGCATCCGTTTTGCATCGGCTGGGGACACCCGTCCCGGGAGGCGCTCGCGGAGTTCGTCGCCGACCGCCTGGGGCGGAGAGAGCCGGGCTGA
- a CDS encoding IS5 family transposase — MLVYPSGIDVSSSALRFLAARLRERRRALGTRWRRLSAGRQALLALAHLRNGQPYAQLAAGFGIGTTTVYRYVTETVELLAALAPTLAEAVRAASMKAYVILDGTLLPIDRIAADRPFYSGKHKKHGMNVQVIADPKGRLLWVSPALAGAVHDVRAAREHGIIDALAEAGITCWADKGYQGAGGTVRLPYRGRWDSLSAGQQAVNRSHAKVRALVEQAIATLKSWRLLRKLRCSTTRVTSLVQAVLTLHLADSD; from the coding sequence ATGCTTGTTTACCCGTCCGGCATCGACGTGTCCAGCTCTGCCCTCCGCTTCCTCGCCGCCCGTCTGAGGGAACGTCGGCGCGCCCTTGGCACTCGATGGCGGCGCCTGAGCGCGGGCCGACAGGCCCTGCTCGCTCTCGCTCACCTCCGCAACGGTCAGCCCTATGCCCAGCTCGCGGCCGGTTTCGGGATCGGCACCACCACCGTCTACCGGTATGTCACCGAGACCGTCGAGCTCCTGGCCGCCCTCGCACCCACGCTCGCCGAAGCTGTACGGGCCGCGTCGATGAAGGCGTACGTGATCCTGGACGGGACGCTGCTGCCGATCGACCGGATCGCCGCCGACCGTCCCTTCTACTCGGGCAAACACAAGAAGCACGGCATGAATGTGCAGGTCATAGCCGATCCGAAGGGGCGTCTCCTGTGGGTTTCACCAGCCCTGGCAGGCGCCGTCCATGACGTCCGGGCCGCACGCGAGCACGGCATCATCGACGCTCTCGCCGAGGCCGGCATCACCTGCTGGGCGGACAAGGGCTACCAGGGCGCGGGCGGCACGGTCCGTCTCCCTTACCGCGGCCGATGGGACAGCCTTTCCGCCGGTCAGCAGGCCGTCAACCGGTCCCATGCGAAGGTCCGGGCACTGGTCGAACAAGCCATCGCCACCCTCAAGTCCTGGCGGCTCCTGCGCAAGCTCCGCTGCTCGACGACCCGAGTCACGAGCCTTGTCCAAGCTGTCCTCACCCTCCATCTGGCCGACTCAGACTGA
- a CDS encoding STAS domain-containing protein, whose translation MTSQHVRESLADRWGEAVCTYETVASAVAALAAAYSEVSVEQRHAAIAEQESRIVPQGGHSYEHVSEYVTVVTIVGSVTVYSAPPLRKLLVDLINHGRIFLVLDMTEAFFFDSTGLGVVVGALKRVRAQDGGIALVAPTERIQKFFRITGLARVFDMFDTVDRAVEFLGRELGVHEPFPTSV comes from the coding sequence GTGACGAGCCAGCATGTGCGGGAATCTCTGGCTGATCGTTGGGGCGAGGCCGTCTGTACCTACGAGACTGTGGCGAGCGCGGTCGCGGCACTCGCCGCTGCCTACTCGGAGGTGAGCGTCGAGCAGCGGCACGCCGCCATCGCGGAGCAGGAGAGCCGCATCGTCCCACAGGGCGGTCATTCGTACGAGCACGTTTCCGAGTACGTCACCGTGGTGACAATCGTGGGCTCGGTGACCGTCTATAGCGCGCCGCCTTTGCGCAAACTGCTGGTCGATCTGATCAACCACGGAAGGATATTCCTGGTCCTGGACATGACGGAGGCCTTCTTCTTCGACTCGACGGGACTCGGTGTGGTGGTTGGTGCTCTGAAGCGGGTCCGCGCCCAGGATGGCGGAATCGCGTTGGTAGCGCCTACGGAGAGAATCCAGAAGTTCTTCCGGATAACCGGGCTGGCGAGAGTGTTTGACATGTTCGACACGGTGGATCGCGCGGTTGAATTCCTGGGACGGGAGCTTGGTGTCCATGAGCCTTTTCCAACCTCAGTCTGA
- a CDS encoding STAS domain-containing protein, translated as MADRWGEAIHAYETVASAAAALADAYAQRSVAQRRAALTDQDSFPQGGHWYEHVSEYVTVVTLMGSVNVYTAPILRQLLVDLVDHGRMILVLDMTEICFFDSTGSGVLIGALKRVRAHDGGLALVVPSERIQKLFRINGLTQVFPIFDTVDRAVEFLGRELGAHG; from the coding sequence ATGGCTGACCGTTGGGGCGAGGCCATCCATGCCTACGAAACGGTGGCGAGCGCGGCCGCGGCACTCGCCGACGCCTATGCGCAGAGGAGTGTCGCGCAGCGGCGCGCCGCTCTCACGGATCAGGACAGTTTCCCACAGGGCGGCCATTGGTATGAGCACGTCTCCGAGTACGTCACCGTGGTGACACTCATGGGCTCGGTGAACGTCTACACTGCGCCGATCTTGCGTCAACTGCTGGTCGACCTGGTTGATCACGGAAGAATGATTTTGGTCCTGGACATGACGGAGATTTGTTTCTTCGACTCAACGGGAAGCGGTGTACTGATTGGAGCTCTGAAGCGGGTCCGCGCCCATGATGGGGGACTGGCACTGGTGGTGCCTTCGGAGAGAATCCAAAAGCTTTTCCGGATCAATGGGCTGACCCAAGTGTTTCCCATCTTCGACACGGTGGATCGCGCGGTGGAATTCCTCGGCCGGGAGCTTGGTGCCCATGGCTGA
- a CDS encoding STAS domain-containing protein: MDLKMSYEHVSEYVTVVTLAGELDVYTAPALRQLLVDMVNHERWFLVLDLSAVTNIDSTGNGVLAGGLKRVRAHDGMMALVVPHERLAKIFRITGLTKVFPIFDTVNRAVESLGRELDAHG, encoded by the coding sequence GTGGACCTGAAGATGTCCTATGAGCACGTTTCCGAGTACGTCACCGTGGTGACGCTCGCGGGCGAGTTAGACGTGTACACGGCTCCAGCCTTGCGTCAGCTGCTGGTCGACATGGTGAACCACGAAAGGTGGTTCCTGGTACTAGACCTGTCGGCGGTCACCAATATCGACTCGACGGGAAACGGCGTGCTGGCCGGTGGTCTGAAACGGGTCCGCGCCCACGACGGCATGATGGCACTGGTGGTGCCTCACGAGAGACTTGCGAAAATCTTCCGGATCACTGGGCTGACCAAAGTGTTTCCCATCTTCGACACGGTGAATCGCGCGGTTGAATCCCTCGGCCGGGAGCTTGACGCCCACGGCTGA
- a CDS encoding ribosome-inactivating family protein — MSTERRNLKRISVLAAVPAVALATVASGAEQATADTQRTAAAAVRPAADEPPTPPYEVVPRENINEVNMFAGNADEQASPLLAAQYDRMINSFRAATGPIYRQNVRATTTDEHRLVRMRVWRNGSTPVDLIYTADDMYLRGWVVNHPGEPSMLYTLAGDHNNRPFDLGQETGWNPVNVVRTGVPEDYNRLRNLANPSSDSSDYYQPTFGRENFNNALATLDRAQPNQFPRGDQSRVARALLNLTTFTSEAARYSTISAEIHEALATESTTQLSLRNRSLINKWDKMSDYIIDVTNHTNEPPRHINPYVGTMESFDEARHYAAVIHFKPQ; from the coding sequence ATGAGTACTGAACGACGTAACCTGAAGCGAATCTCCGTCCTCGCCGCCGTTCCCGCCGTGGCTCTGGCGACCGTCGCCTCCGGTGCCGAGCAGGCCACCGCCGACACGCAGCGCACCGCCGCCGCGGCCGTGCGCCCCGCGGCGGACGAGCCGCCGACACCGCCGTACGAGGTCGTACCTCGGGAGAACATCAACGAGGTCAACATGTTCGCCGGTAACGCGGATGAACAGGCCTCGCCGCTGCTAGCCGCCCAGTACGACCGCATGATCAATTCCTTCCGGGCAGCCACGGGACCGATCTACCGTCAGAACGTCCGCGCCACCACGACGGACGAGCACCGACTGGTCAGGATGCGGGTCTGGCGCAACGGCAGCACACCCGTCGACCTCATCTACACCGCGGACGACATGTACCTGCGTGGCTGGGTGGTCAACCACCCGGGCGAGCCCTCGATGCTCTACACGCTGGCGGGCGACCACAACAACCGGCCCTTCGACCTCGGGCAGGAGACCGGATGGAATCCGGTGAACGTCGTGCGCACCGGCGTACCCGAGGACTACAACCGCCTGCGCAACCTGGCGAACCCGTCATCGGACTCTAGCGACTACTACCAGCCGACCTTCGGACGAGAGAACTTCAACAACGCCCTCGCCACTCTGGACAGGGCCCAGCCCAACCAATTCCCCCGAGGGGACCAGAGCAGGGTGGCCCGGGCCTTGCTGAACCTCACCACGTTCACCTCGGAGGCGGCCCGCTACTCCACCATCTCCGCGGAGATCCACGAGGCGCTGGCCACCGAGAGCACCACGCAACTGAGTCTGCGGAACCGTTCCCTGATCAACAAATGGGACAAGATGTCCGACTACATCATCGACGTCACCAACCACACCAACGAGCCGCCGAGGCACATCAATCCGTACGTCGGCACCATGGAATCCTTCGATGAGGCCCGGCACTACGCCGCCGTGATCCACTTCAAGCCCCAGTAG